The window ggtcaaaatatttatatataaaataatttttttggtttCTAATTTCTAAAATGTTCGACCAAAATTCATAAGTTGGATTCAGAGCGTCATACCTAATCAAACGATAACCATTTTTTTCGATGAGCGTGGactatttcaaattttttttgtaaaattttacaaacaatttaGCATGAACTTTATGAATCTTATAGAACTGATTGTGGGAAGATATTAAAtttgacacacacaaaaagaggTCAGACTCATCATTAACCACAGCAAAGTTGGAGTCCTTAGCTCAAACTCTCTAGTGCCACCAACAGGCCAAATTTGCACTCATCTTTTAATCATAGGGTCTTAAAGCAAAATTCCTTTTCATATGATTCCTTGGCACATATCAAGATGaatccataataaaatgtaaatttctatgggaaaatattttttgcaaGACTTTTTCGAACTCGTTCTGTACGATTTGTCTGATTTTCAAACCGTTTTTGTAAAGCCCGCTAGCAAATTAGATAGTGTTGCAAAAATGGACATTATCTCCACAATTTTAATGGATactgaccaaacttggtgtgtgcaAGACCTGAGTGCATATGAGTAATTTTGGCACAGCACCATCTACTAGtgaaaagatattttaaaaactcAAACACACCTCAACCAGCTTATCAGGGGGTTCAAGGCTACTTTATTATAAACAGGGGCCTGTTCCATGATGGTAGATTAACAAATTCAGAGTTAGAGGATtagatcaaatgtaaaacagcattgcattttggactataaatgaaatataattcttcattaaagttacaaaagctttttaatcaagagcagtgagagatttctttgttgttgctctTCGATTAATTTAAAGACTGTCagtttaagagaatgcactgatataGTGTTCGTATTAgtattgaacaagagtgaatgatttgtagaGTTTTTTTtcatcgctgttgttgtaatgtctgggaatccagaatgtgCTTCCATCAGCAGAAACATAtgttagctgaaccctgtttgttttacgtgttATCTATagtaaaccatattacagatgctttgtcagatttaagttgaacagtGTCTCAGTGCTCTATACCCACTTGGTCTCAGTGCGTGACGAACCGTGTGTGGTCAACTGAACGGTTCGTTTTTTTCAGTGAACTGACCCATCCCTAGTGAATATAGATATAATTATAACCGACCTGCTCCCTTACTAGCGAACATGGCTGGGATTTTGCAGCAACTGCGTCTGTGGCCAGGGCTTTTCTCCTTTTTATACGTTCCATCTCTGCTCCTCCTTTGCGTTTACGCTCCATTTTTTGCGCGATTTTCTAAGATCAAGCCTGCCTCTGGATATAGCCAATTAGGCAGTGCTTCACTGATGTTTGGTCATGTGGTAGTGTCATTTTCACTCCGCGATCGCCTGATTCGTAGATTCATAAGTCCGTCAATTAATTTGCAGTTGCATACGAGCCCATCGCCTGATCGACTGCACAGCGATCTTAaatatatcttaaactgtgttccgtaGATAAATGGagatcttactggtttggaacaacatgaggtagagttattaattacataattttgattattgggtgaactaaccctttaagtcttcAGGAGGGTAGCTCTCCAGAAGCAAGCTTGGAGTAACTAAAGACAGTTCCTTGGCTCTCTGTTTTATCTCTTTTGTGCTTGGCATCTTGATTGcagcttgcagctatatttatatattcttagTTTTGTTCCCATTTGTATTTCCATCAGGGGGTTCTCTCCAACATATCCTCCATCACAGATCTGGGCGGGTTTGATCCAGTGTGGCTGTTCCTCGTGGTGGGTGGAGTGATGTTCGTGCTCGGCTTCGCAGGATGCATCGGTGCTCTAAGGGAAAACTCCTTTCTACTTAAGTTTGTatgttatgatttatttttaccagTGAGTTCAAGCAAACATTTTGAGCAATATTTACTTTTCACACCTGCCATCCACGATAAATATGTTATGCTCTGAATATTAAGTAAAGCATGAGTGTCCATAGAATGGTTCATGGACTCGCTCCAACTGATTTAACACACACATTTAAGTAATTTGCACATTGCAAAATGATACATTTGTgtatgttacaaaagtttttggAACTTTAGCGAAGACGTAGTGTTGTAGGGATGACattttttgtaggccaaaactTGGAAATTAGATAAATTCTGAGTCAGTGGGTTTTTGGTTAAAGGCCTGAAATAAGATGTGTGGTTAAGACAAGCACAAGATATCTTCATAAAACATCATAAGTAATACCCACTTGGAAAAAACTGGCTATGGAAAAATCATATTGAGTTTTCTCAAGGGAATGAGGGTGATGCTACAAAATTTTGTCATCAGTGCTCTGTTCCAGTATTTGTAAGGCAGAAAAAGAAATGTGTTAAAGCTTTAGGTATCTTTAATGTTTCAGTCTTTGGTTCGGCATATGTGCCTTGAACTTGTTGTTGTGGCACACATCTTAACTGTATTATAAGAAGTGTTTTACACAATGCTGTTTCTGTGTCCTGTTTTGCAATGTACACAGTTAAAAGTAAAGGATCCAAAAGAGGATTTTCACAGTGATGACATAGAAGCCCAAAACGGTTCTGTGGGAAGATTCCTACAAGAACAATTCTTACAAtagctgtttttatcttttttttttttttttttcaaaaaaagtatGCAAACGAATACAAGAAAGAAGGATAATTGCTGTTAAGTTAGCAAATGTTACAGTGATGCATAGACTGCCTGTTAGATTATTAAaggcaatattaaaaaaatgacaaatcacCATTATCAGACTATAACCCCTGAAATTATTTACAAAGCAAATTTGAATGGAGAGtctgtattgtactgtatataaagtgGTTGAGCTGAATTTTTGCAAAAGTTTAATACTTGATCCCTAACCTGGATGTTTGAGAAATACTAATACAATACTGGTTTTCAAATAGTGTAAATAGAATGCTTATCTCAGCCGTGTGCAGACTTATGTGAATAGAGAGTGCAGGTGGTTAATCACGTTTTGAATGGCTGGATATGAGTAACTATGTAGGTAGGTGAGATTGACTGGATTGAATGTGGTTTGAAAGTGTGTGAACTTCCCCTCACACAGGTTCTGGTGGTCTTTGTTACTCCTTTCATATGAGAGAGGATGCCGTGAGAGCTTTGTGGGAATGTCAAGAATGGTGTTGCGAAAGTATTACAAGAGGCCCGTTTCCTCTGTAGGGTAACGGAGGCTttcttaaaacatctggaaacaccaGATGAACTGTGATGTCAGTCTGGAAGTATTCATTGCGGTCACAGTGACAAATCATTGCTCACTGTACTTGTATAAATAATTGTGTGTGCAGTTGGAGATGAATGTTGTGAAAATGTGAGTGTTTTGAGATGGGAAATGAGGAGAAGTGCGTCATCtcaaaaaaatgtgaatttctCTGTAAATGTTTCAAGGGATGTTGGCAGGGTTAGGGAccataaatcataaaaacacttACTGTGGGAATCTAACACATTCTGGATTTATTGGAGAACTTTAAAGCTGATATTATCCATCATGAGTTGTGTAAACAGAACTCTGCTGTCCTCTTCCGCAGTTTTCCGTTTttctgggaatcatatttttcctGGAGTTGACCGCGGGAGTCTTGGCGTTTGTCTTCAAGGACTGGATTAAAGACCAGCTCAAGTTCTTCATCAACAACAATATTAGAGCATACAGAGATGACATTGACCTACAGAATCTCATTGATTTCACACAAGATTATGTAAGAACACACTGGCACACGCATAAAACCATAccaagaaaagttttttttcataGAGGTAAAGTTACTTTTTTGTGGTAATTGCAATTTAATGTGCAAACATAAGTCTACATCAATAAGTATGGACTATCGAAATGTTCCCCTGTTTATTCtgctggtataataataataatacaaataatatttgtaataataattatatatatatatatatatatatatatatatatatatatatatatatatatatatatatatgtatatatgtgtgtgtgtgtgtgtgtctatatatatatatatatatatatatatatatatatatatatatatatatatatatatatatatatatatatatatatatatatatatatatatatatatatatatatatatatatataatgtataaatgctgttaaacaattaaaaagtttttttaatatatgtatgcgtgctgtgcatatttattatatatattaatacacatgcatgcaaaaaaaaaataacatatttgtttataatataaattaaaatcagTGGAAATGTAGACatgtaaatctaaatattttcaaaatatatactgtatgtgtgtgtattttatatgtacataataaatatacacagatacacatatcatgcaaacaaaaacttttattttggatgtgattaatcgcgatgaatcgtttgacagcactaatatataatgtatgtatacacgtacacacacatGAATTAGCCATTcaattattttttcacatttagtatatattaaatacaaataaatgtaaaaaatatacttGATATTGCCATTTTGTGAGTTAGCAGCAATATGTTCAAGTCTGTAATGGCTTTCAGCTATTGGTTTGTTCGCACATGGATATTCAATGCATGTATGTTTCTGCAGTGGGAGTGTTGTGGCGCTTTTGGGCCTGAAGACTGGAATCTGAACATTTACTTCAATTGTACTGACACTAATCTGAGCAGAGAGAAATGTGGGGTTCCCTTTTCCTGCTGCACCAAGGACCCTGCTGTGAGTAAACCCAGCATCTACGCTCTTAACACACACGCAGCACACACAGACGCTCGTCTTCCAGTCATCTTACTGCCTAGAATGTGTCATTGTCTCCTTCCAGAAAATGTGAGAGcataaacaggaagtgatgtagaTCCGGCAGCCAGAGTGCACCCACATATAACACAACCATGCTCTATTTAATATAATGCTCAAAGCCTATGATTTAATGTGGAATGTTAAGTTATCCAGAAGAATAAATCCTGGCTTTCTTATTGTTTCTCTTCTCAAAGGAGGATGTGATAAACACACAGTGTGGATATGACATTCGAGAGAAAGATGTAAGTACGCAATATTCACCCAAAAAGTCATCCTTTTTTCACAAACGTTATTTGATTTAAAGATCCTGGCCATTCTTTTCCATATAAATGAAGTGACTGATAACAGGTGCTGTCAATGTCCAAAATGATacacaaacaaaaagttatctgAAGCCGTTCGATAGCTTACTCTAATGTTTTGTACGTAGAATTGTTTAAGATTTTGCATCTTTGGctaatgtgtgtttttatgtgtgaaGGACAACGAACAGAAGATGTTTATACACACAAAAGGATGTGTACCACAGTTTGAGAAATGGTTACAGGAGAATTTAACCGTAGTTGCCGGAATCTTCATAGGAATTGCACTTCTGCAGGTGAATAAACAACAGCGGTCGTTGAAATACACATGCACACTGAAGATTTCATGTATGCATGTCCCACTATAAACAGcagtcatttataaataaaaaactgatgaTAGATCATTTACAAAATGTACTCTCCTTTGACTGTATCTTCTAATCTCTGATAGAGCTTTGATACAGTTTACGCTCCCTGGCAATTTAATAAACAGGGTCCTCTGATACATTAAACCCTCGAATATTGATTTATAGTGATAGTGAATATTGATACTAGTGTTTTATTTCATGCACTGTTTTAATTGGTCTCCAGTGTCTTGTGAGTGCTCTTTCAATTCCAGCGGCTGTCCTTCAAATTTACAACCGAAACGCATTCTGCCAAGCgtagttattttattaatttctagACAGCTGTGTCCTCCTTAGGGCATACAATAGTTAAGAATTAAATATTGCATTAGATTTAATAATATCCCGGAAGCCACATGTAAACACACCGtgatgattaatgattaattcagtgttgttttgttttgcctgATATAAAAACCTTTTCCCTGCTTCTAGATATTTGGGATCTGCCTGGCACAGAATCTTCTGAGTGACATCGAGGCGGTCAGGGAGAGCTGGTAAGGAACATCCCTGATAAAAGAATCACACCCGTCATTAGATCTGCATTTTGAACAGAGACACAACACGAGACTTGCAATGAAACTGATTGATGTAGAAACACTGACTTGTTTCTCATTTAAAAAGCGGGTCATAGTATATTCAGCCTGTTCTCTTTGATGCAGTTTCAGTCCCAACCCATAAAAAGCGCACAGGATGAAATCGTGTTTTCTTAAGCTGTGAGTTTTTGATGGTAATGGGCAGGTAGAGAATGTCACGTCTTACTAACACCTCTGTTTGTCATCCTCCAGTTTGTTCACCTGAAGCACTCGAGCCGTTCTGCTGACGGATCCTCCATTTCTCTGTCAGTCAGCAGCAGGGTTGGCACATTGTCATCACAGTATCCTAGCAACCAGTGAGGGATTCCATTCACATACCTCCTTTATATTTCAATGTACAGCAACATCTTCTTGTTTTGCTTTGATTTTCTTTTAATCCTTCAATTACAAAATGTAACAGTGTTAGCACACAACTCAGTTGTCATCTTGAAGaaacacttaaaggaatagttcagccataactgaaaatttgctgaaaatgtactcaccatcaGGCAATCCAACATGTAAATGAGtctatttggagaaatgtagcatcacatgctccccaatggatcctctgcagtgaatgggtgccgtcagaatgagagtccaaacagctaaaaaaaaaatcaaaataatccaTAAgcaacacaactccagtccatcagttaacatcttgtgaagtgaaaagctacatgtttgtaagaaaaaacctaaattaaagtgttttaaCTAAATCATTGCTTCTGGACAAAATACCATTGTCCATATTAACacatcacaagacattaattgatggagtcatgtgatgtttttatcagctgtttgaactcttattctgacggcacctattcactagccttttcagcaaattttaatttttgggtaacTATTCAATTAAAGCCACTTGCATTCTGTCTGTAACATTTATACATaacatatgttatgttatgtaacatgataggtaaaaatggatagcctgaatgcactgtaagtcgctttggataaaagcgtctgctaaatgcatacattttattttaatttaataaacttttggtttatttacagtatatatcctTCAGAGGAGCGTTTTTGACACTAAGGATTGCATTTTGCAAGTTAAAATTAATGCAGCTAAATCATATAATTGATCTGTTGGGTAGAAGAAGCAATGGTTCAGTTAATGAGTTGTTTCAACATAGGCAAATGCAAGCAGTGTTTATAGGCTATTATTAGTTCTGAATGAGTCTGTGCACTTTTTCTGCATTTTCTGCACTGTTTGTAGGGAGGGGAAATAAATCTGCATAATTACGCAGAATGGgcatttaattgataaaatgTGTTTGCTAATGCTAAGAGTACTATAGTTCTATTGGTAGCTAATAGCATGATCAAATTAGGCTTTATTACTTAAGGGGGTTGTGTAGAATGTGTGGAAATCAGATTCTGTGCATACCCAGTTTTAGTGAGACAGTAGTAGCCTGCAGATTGTGTTCAATGAAGAGTTACGGTCTACTTCACACTACATGAGTGTTTGACTCACATTATGACTTTTAAATGTACATAATCCATTGAGACTTTATTTTGTTCACATtgtcagattgtgtgtgtgtattacctaTTTAATGGATTTTATAAAACACAGTTGCTTTTGAAACTAAGGGAAAATGCTTTGCATGCTTATTTGGAATAACACTACATTTTCCCAGTGTGTTCAGCTATATGAAGACATTTTTGTGAATCGCTATGTTTATCTGTACTGGATTCAAATTATAGCCACTGTGTAAGTAATGGTGTCACCtagaatgtttttaaaacatcGGCACTAAGATTTTGCCAGATTTAAGACTGGAAGAAAAAACTAGGTATATGGGTGAATTTCATGTCAAATAAcatccaaaaaatgtaaaaaaatttgttttaataagctTATTTTTCTTAACATTAATGCTGTGAGTGACATAATTTTAATGGCATTTAAACATGTTGTCCTTTCTAATTTTCAGTactataatgttaaaaatatctgcatttttattattatttaattaattcatatggGAGTATTTGTTGTATTCCTTTTAATTTCTAAGAATTGTAATAATAGTGGAAAAAAAATCCAGATTCCAGACGATGTCATTTTCAATACAGTTAGATGTGAATTGCAAAAAAAACTATTGGTAATGTTAGCGAAAAATCTTGATGGTACAGAATAGGCTCAATTTCATAGTTATTATCTTAGAATTGAGAGAAATTGGAGAATTTAAAGATTTTGATGagagcatctgccaaatgcataaatataaaaggTATGGATTATAATTCTTACATGTTATGAGATTCACCCATATGCATGATATTGAATCATGAAATATTTCTGAAATCAGGGTGTCTTTACCAGAAAGATGATGAGAATGTTTTGCTCTGATTGTGAAATGAATCTGCAGCCTGTTAGATAGTGGTGTTGTGACTTTTGTAAAAACAGGGTTTGTGAGATTATTTGAAACACAAGCTAATGTATTGAATCCCTATGGTTGTGATTATGCCTTTTCACTTTACACTTTCCTGGTGTGTGTAACcttaatatatcataatatgtttgtttttagttCATTAAAGTATTGGACAGTCTTGGTGAAAGGTAAAACACTAACTGGTTTTGCAGGATGTGCACGGTGAAACTAGAGAACAGGGACATTTTAGTATTAAAAATATCCAGGTCTAAACGAATCCATCCACATTGTTGACTGGAAGTGCCATATGATTAAATATTGTCATATTTTTCCAAtttctcaaaaaacaaacaaacccagCAACACAATTTCATAATAAAAGCAAGTCTTAGTGTTAAATcttgtaaaagaaaaaatgtatcataCTGTATAATCATATTGTTTGTAATTTTTCTGAGCAAGATTATTACAACTTTATCCTTACAGTTATTGCACTAGCTGTGAACGGGCCATAAATGTTGTCTCAATAATGGCatacttgagaaaaaaaaaagaaaaggaggtGGATTTGCATTTCTTATATTTGTccagaaatgtattttgttttaattcttaTTTTCCCTGTTTCTGTGTCATTTCCTCATATTAATTCTACATGACCTTATTTaacaaatgttataaaaaatttacattgTTTACCAAGATGGTGGTATTGGAAACAATAAATTTGatatgtttttgtatgtgtggTAAGTATGTGTGTCTATGTCTGTGACTCTTTTCTAGACACTACTTATTAACAATAAAGTGTTATTAATCGTCTCTAAAATTTAATTATCAGTCTACATAAGGCTCACATGCCATGCAGTTTTATATCTTTAATGAAGTTGATTgttaaaagacaataaaaaaccTTATTATTCACCcacttataatattaatttacaatCTTTTAAAATGTGCTTGTGTTTAAAGTAGTAGAATTGAGCATATTATATTGTAGCTTTAGCTACATCTGAAGACTTCATATCCTGTGTTCCTCGTGCATTTAGACGTTAGATGGCGCTAGAGGATGTTAGGAAAGATGTCAAAGAAGCTGATGAAGCAGGATTTAATTGTGACGATTAAAtagaaatgaatattaatttacaGCTGTACAAAAACAGTGACAACATTGCAAACAACGATTCGTTTATAAAATACTTATTAGTGATTCTGTAACATGACAAAGCTTGCAGATTAACCTCTGTCTGGTCTTTTGGTTAAATAAACTGCATTAATTTCACAGTTAACACAAACATAGATCTTTACCTTAAGAGGTGTGATTAAACACTATAAGGCTATTTCTTGAAACCTACCAATTAACATTAAAGTATAAATATGAAACACTTTTTGACATTGGTAAGGTTTAACACACACTTAACTAAATTTCAGGGGTGTGTCCACCTTGAGACCTTGCTGGGAATGAAACTGCGATGCCTAAATCACCTTAAGTGCACTTGCTTATACAACCCTTGGTCTTCCTTTTGGAAGCAGCATTAGTAATCTGAGCAGATTAGGATCTGCTGTTTCTTCTTAATCCCACCATGATTAGGATGGGATAAGAACTCATCTCTTGGCCTCAGTATCACAGTAACTGCTCAGTGGCACTGATACTCTCTGTCTTTTTGTCCCATGGAGCAAAGGCATAGCAATAGGGGTCACTGTGTTTTGAACTGTCATTATGTCACTTTTCAGTGACACTTTTCTCACACTGACAGATAAGATTAATGGGAATAATTAAacagtttaaatatgtaaatcaGTATTCTACAGGACGACCAAACTTGTGTTCTGCAATGACTTCACAACTTTAAAGACAGAAAAGGACATTAGGGCTCttggaaaagaaaagaatattGTTAAATACTGGTAAATATGTAATTGAAGGCAGAGGGCCATTTACACAGTACAACATCACACACAGGTATGACACCTCTTAGATTTAATAGAATGCATCTGACAAATAATAATGTTTGTTGGAAATGTCAAAAGGACAGACgtacttttattcattttatctgACTGGGAGTGTCCACTTATTTAGCCTTTATGGCaccaaattttttatattttgagcaAATGGCTTGGAACAACAATACAATTATCACCAAAATTGTGTCTATTGGGAGACAGAGAAATATTTCAGATGGAGAGTTCgcaaatatgtaaatgttaaactgtaACTTAGGGCTTTGGCAACTAATAGTTATTTTACCATTTAtgattaacaatatatatatatatatatatagagagagagagagagagagagagagattaaatagTGCATTATTTCACAAGAAAACATGTTAAAATCAATGcctacacacacactaaaaatatTAAGAACACATTTTTAATAGGTTTTGAGAGTATATCTGAAAATAATATCGACAGAAGGCaccaattttgtttatttatttttttagcagatAAATTAGCTGGACCTTCTTTCCTTACTTACTTACATCGAGTGACGCAGCCTACATGAAATGTTTTCAACACAGATTTTTAATTGAACTAAAATTTTTCGATTTGACCTAATCTAATTTCATGTGTGCTCTTGTGCAGATAAATATAGCTATCCACCTTTTTTTTGACGTACTTGAGCGCGGCCATTTGTGAATTCTATGAGTCTAGATTCCAGTCTCGTCCGTGTTCAGGTTTTATTAGAtgtacaaaacagtttgttttgctgcttgatattgaaaaTTGGTGTTTTACCatgttatttttatgtataatcttaattatgaacacactggtttgtagtgcagttttaccatttactgcacatttttattctattatttaccTTTAGCTGTTAATGATCTGGAAGGTTTACTTCCGTGTTTAAGAAAAAGGTGGTATAGGTAATGAATATTGGCCATGGTTACTAAAAAGACACTTTTGACATCAAATGGCGTTATAGTGATTATGGTTACAAGTATTAAGCAGATGTTTTTAGTTAAATGAgaataatgaatgttttatgttcaTACCATGACATTTCCAGTCATACAATGTCTAAACTCATTGTAACTGTAATGTCTTTATAGTGCAGTGTGGTTCTCCAGAGGCATCAAGAACCGCAGGAGGAGGATCTTTCACCCTGCAGAACACAGTTAGCCTCAGGGCAGATGTGTTAGCACATTCGCATGATTTTCCACAGAAGTGCATGGACCAGTCTTCTGGCCCATTTCCTGGAAGATTGTGTGGTTGATTGGAGGTGGAATTAGTCAATAGTTAAGCTGAAATGTCCTCTATACAGTGCAGGGTCAGGTTCAGTTGCATCCAGTATGCTGCGCTCAAATGCTATTTAAAGCCGAGCGAAAGCTGTGGCCTTACAGGCCTAATCTTCTCTTCACAAAGATGCATTAATCTATGGCTTCAATCTATGGGGCTGGATGGCAGATTTAGGTCCTGCGAGAGTGGGATGGGTTACAGCTGCATCAGGACCCAATGGTATTTGTGTATCTCGTCCTTGTGTGTGGGTCTCGCTGATATGCATCGCTCTCTGGGAACAGGCCCTTGAGGAAAAACAGAGTTTATCTGAAAGGGAGGGATGGAGTGGGAGGGGAACAGTGTGGAGATTACATAATATTCACCATGGTTTAAGAGAGTGGCTAAAGGTAATCTTAACCCTTCTACACAGATGACCACTCAAGAGCTGAGATCATAGCTAGATTAGTGAGTTCTGGAACACATAGAGAAAGAATAGTGGTTGAGTTAACATACCTGATGTGATGATGAGATTAGAAAATATAGGGGTATGGGAAAATATGGTATTTTGTTATGCAAATATAATACTTTGGATTATAAAAGCTATCTTGTCTTTGCATTCTGAAATAATAGttaattgaataataattaatactatTTGCTTTAAGGCATCAAATCAAAGTATGAAGTgtcacaataataata is drawn from Carassius gibelio isolate Cgi1373 ecotype wild population from Czech Republic chromosome B1, carGib1.2-hapl.c, whole genome shotgun sequence and contains these coding sequences:
- the LOC127949175 gene encoding tetraspanin-5, with protein sequence MSGKHFNVHEVGCCIKYFIFGFNIIFWLLGVAFLSVALWAWSEKGVLSNISSITDLGGFDPVWLFLVVGGVMFVLGFAGCIGALRENSFLLKFFSVFLGIIFFLELTAGVLAFVFKDWIKDQLKFFINNNIRAYRDDIDLQNLIDFTQDYWECCGAFGPEDWNLNIYFNCTDTNLSREKCGVPFSCCTKDPAEDVINTQCGYDIREKDDNEQKMFIHTKGCVPQFEKWLQENLTVVAGIFIGIALLQIFGICLAQNLLSDIEAVRESCLFT